The Miscanthus floridulus cultivar M001 chromosome 7, ASM1932011v1, whole genome shotgun sequence genome includes a region encoding these proteins:
- the LOC136466401 gene encoding uncharacterized protein: MPGGEDVRKVSRQDIQLVQNLIERCLQLYMNQKEVVDTLSFQAKIEPSFTELVWQKLEEENRDFFKAYYVRLMLMNQIVAFNKLLEQQYQIMTKDHPSGMPSMPPTAPNGSNSNTLNQNVPFLPDTIPSTAMQDNLLHNRGSSSIVNGAPSNDQFIYAGKVVHGLPGGMDASSSLLAAHNSTVGQFNGHNGTTIKTESGYSSNSDFGFGNENVFLEQSVGDVSGGSFSSSELNGQPLGDPILDMDSSSYGFLSQIPRNFSFSDLTEDFSHSAEILENYGRSPFIPSDANNFPESTTGEHTEIGNRRLDTISEGVHFEDFGSD; this comes from the exons ATGCCGGGAGGGGAGGACGTCCGCAAGGTCTCGCGCCAGGACATACAGCTT GTCCAGAATCTCATTGAACGTTGCCTTCAGCTATATATGAACCAGAAAGAAGTGGTGGACACCCTATCCTTCCAGGCAAAAATAGAACCTAGTTTCACTGAGCTTG TCTGGCAGAAACTCGAGGAAGAGAATCGTGATTTTTTTAAGGCATACTATGTGAGGCTGATGCTTATGAATCAAATAGTGGCCTTCAATAAGCTCCTTGAGCAGCAGTATCAGATTATGACTAAAGATCATCCTTCTGGGATGCCTTCTATGCCTCCTACTGCTCCTAATGGCTCAAACTCTAACACAT TGAACCAAAACGTGCCCTTTCTGCCAGACACTATCCCCAGTACTGCAATGCAAGATAACTTGTTGCATAATCGAGGTTCTAGTAGTATAGTAAATGGTGCTCCATCCAATGACCAATTTATCTATGCTGGTAAAGTTGTTCATGGCCTTCCTGGTGGCATGGATGCTTCATCAAGCCTTCTAGCAGCACATAATTCGACTGTTGGGCAGTTTAATGGACACAATGGAACAACAATAAAGACAGAGTCTGGCTACTCGAGCAACTCAGATTTTGGATTCGGCAATGAGAACGTGTTCCTAGAGCAGTCAGTTGGAGATGTATCAGGTGGATCCTTTAGCAGCTCTGAGTTGAATGGACAACCGCTAGGCGATCCAATTTTGGACATGGATTCATCTTCGTATGGTTTCTTGAGCCAGATTCCTCGTAATTTCAGCTTTTCGGATTTGACAGAGGATTTCAGCCACAGCGCAG AAATATTAGAGAACTATGGTCGATCCCCTTTCATCCCTTCCGATGCAAATAACTTCCCCGAGTCTACCACTGGAGAACATACAG AAATAGGAAATAGGCGGCTAGATACAATATCTGAGGGTGTTCATTTTGAAGATTTTGGAAGTGATTAA
- the LOC136466402 gene encoding large ribosomal subunit protein uL3c-like yields MAMAAVGVGGAVASLLPQRRRGGTVTWSGAAACSGRRRASVAVRASYEAGVGVMATKVGMMTYFEPETGKPVPVTVVGFREGGNVVTQVKTAATDGYDAVQVGYHGVREDKLTRPELGHLGKAGATPLKHLQEFRLTAVDSFEPGQPLDFADLFKEGDLIDVSGNTIGKGFQGGIKRHNFKRGLMTHGSKSHRQLGSIGAGTTPGRVYKGKKMPGRMGGTKTKIRKLKIVKIDNDLRVLMIKGAVPGKPGNLLRITPAKIVGKNIPKN; encoded by the exons atggccatggcggccgtGGGCGTCGGCGGCGCAGTGGCCTCCCTCCTCCCGCAGCGCCGCCGCGGTGGCACTGTCACCTGGAGCGGCGCGGCGGCCTGCAGCGGGCGGCGGCGGGCATCCGTGGCGGTGCGCGCGTCGTACGAGGCCGGGGTGGGCGTGATGGCGACCAAGGTGGGGATGATGACCTACTTCGAGCCGGAGACGGGGAAGCCGGTGCCGGTGACCGTCGTCGGGTTCCGGGAGGGCGGCAACGTGGTGACGCAGGTGAAGACGGCCGCCACGGACGGGTACGACGCCGTCCAGGTCGGGTACCACGGCGTGCGTGAGGACAAGCTCACCCGCCCGGAGCTGGGACACCTGGGCAAGGCCGGCGCCACGCCGCTGAAGCACCTGCAGGAATTCAGGCTCACCGCCGTCGACAGCTTCGAGCCCGGCCAGCCGCTCGACTTCGCCGACCTCTTCAAAGAGGGCGACCTCATCGACGTCTCCGGCAACACCATCGGCAAGGGCTTCCAAG GTGGCATCAAGAGGCACAACTTCAAGCGCGGGCTGATGACGCACGGTTCTAAGAGCCACAGGCAGCTGGGTTCCATCGGAGCCGGGACGACGCCAGGGCGCGTGTACAAGGGGAAGAAGATGCCCGGGAGGATGGGAGGGACCAAGACCAAGATCAGGAAACTCAAGATCGTCAAGATCGACAACGACCTCCGGGTGCTCATGATCAAGGGCGCCGTACCAGGGAAGCCCGGGAACCTCCTCCGCATCACGCCGGCCAAGATCGTCGGCAAGAACATCCCCAAGAACTAG